The genomic window CCCCGATCGCCGCCTCGACCTACGGCAGCCAGATCAGCTCGATCCAGGCGGCGGGCGGCGACGTGATCCCGTCCTTCGGCGGCTACGCGGCCGACGACGGCGGCACCGAGATCGCCGACAGCTGCACCGACGTCAACCAGATCGCGGCGCAGTACGAGTCGGTCATCACCACCTACAACGTCAACCGGATCGACCTCGACACCGAGGACAACTCGCTGACCAACACCGCCGGCATCGACCGCCGCAACAAGGCGGTCAAGCTGGTCGAGGACTGGGCGGCGGCGAACGGGCGCAACGTCCAGTTCTCCTACACCCTGCCGACCACCACCAGCGGGCTGGCGGACAGCGGGCTGGCCGTGCTGCGCAACGCGGTGAGCAACGGCGCCCGGATCGACGTCGTCAACATCATGACGTTCGACTACTACGACGGCGCCAGCCACGAGATGGGCACCGACGCGGAGAACGCCGCCAGCGGCCTCTACAGCCAGCTGGCGAGCCTGTACCCGAGCAAGACGCCCGCCCAGCTGTGGAGTTCGATCGGCATCACGATGATGCCGGGCATCGACGACTTCGGCGCGGGCGAGACCACCACCGTCGCGGACATGGCCAACGTGCAGAGCTGGGCCACCGCGAAGGGCGTCAACACCCTGTCGTTCTGGGCGCTGGAGCGCGACAACGGCGGCTGCGTGGGCACGGCCGGCTCGGACACCTGCTCCGGCATCGCGCAGAACACCTGGGACTTCAGTCACGCCGGTGAGCCCTTCACCTCCGGCGGCGGCGTGGTGACCAACGACTTCTCGCTCGCCGCCTCCCCGGCGAGCGGCTCGGTGCAGCCGGGCTCCTCGACCAGTGCCACCGTCAGCACGGCGGTCACCTCGGGCAGCGCGCAGAGCGTGGCCCTGACCGTCTCCGGCGCCCCCGCCGGCGTCACCGCCACCCTCAGCCCGGCCAGCGTCACCGCCGGCGGCAGCTCCACGCTGAACATCAGCACCACCGCCGCCACCGCGCCCGGCAGCTACCCGCTGACCATCACCGGCACCGCCGCCTCCGGCAGCCACACCGCCGGCTACACCCTGACCGTGGCGGGCACCGGCACCAACGACTTCTCGGTCGGCGTCAGCCCGGCCACCGGCTCGGTCACCGCCGGCGGCACCGCGAGCGCGGCCGTCAGCACGGCGGTCACCTCGGGCAGCGCGCAGAGCGTGGCCCTGACCGTCTCCGGCGCCCCCGCCGGCGTCACCGCCACCCTCAGCCCGGCCAGCGTCACCGCCGGCGGCAGCTCCACGCTGAACATCAGCACCACCGCCGCCACCGCGCCCGGCAGCTACCCGCTGACCATCACCGGCACCGCCGCCTCCGGCAGCCACACCGCCGGCTACACCCTGACCGTCACCGGTGCCACCACCAGCGGCCTGGCCAACGGCGGCTTCGAGAGCGGCAGCCCGAGCCCGTGGACCTGCCAGTCGGGCAGCGCCGTGGTCAGCACCCCGGTCCACTCCGGCAGCCACGCGCTGCAGGTGACCCCGAGCGCGAGCCAGACCGGCGAGTGCGACCAGAGCGTCACCCTGCTGCCCAACCACGCCTACACGCTGACCGGTTGGGTGCAGGGCTCGTACGCCTACATCGGCGTCAGCGGCGGCGCCACCGGCTCCACCTGGACCAACAGCAGCGGCTGGACCCAGCTGAGCGTGCCGTTCACCACCGACGCCACCGGCAAGGTCACCGTGTACGTGCACGGCTGGTACGGCCAGGCCAACGTGTACGCGGACGACTTCGCGGTCAGCTGACCGCTCTCTCCCGCCGACCTTCGTGGCCCCACCCCGCCGTCCTCCGGCGGGGTGGGGCCATCGGCGTCGATACGGCATGATCGGGACCACCCGGCCCCTCTCCCACGGACTCCAGGAGTCGCCATGCGCAAGGTCCTGATCACCGGTGCGACCGGCACCGTCGGCCGTCCGCTGGCCCGCCTGCTGGTCGAGCGCGGCGATCAGGTGCGGGCGCTGGTACGGGATCCGGCGCGGGCCGCACCGCTGCTGCCCGAGGGGGTGACGGCGGTGGCGGGTGACCTCACCGACGCGGCCTCGCTGCGGGCGGCCGTCGCCGGGTGCGACACCGTCTTCCACACCGCCGGGCTGGCCGAGCAGTGGCTGCGGGACAAGGGCGGGTTCCACCGGGTCAACGTGACCGGGACCGAGCAACTGGTGGCGGCCGCCCTGGCCGAGGGCGTCGAGTGCTTCGTCCACACCAGCACCATGGACGTCTTCGAGCGCCCGCGCGACCGGGCCGTGGCCTTCGACGAGACGGTGCTCGCCGCCGAGCCGCTGGGCACCGCGTACGAGCGCTCCAAGCAGGAGGCCGACCGGCTGGTGACCGCCGCGGTGACCGAGCGCGGGCTGCCCGCCCGGATCACCCACCCGGCGGCGGTCTTCGGCCCCGGCCCGGCCCGCCCGGCCGCGCTCAACCGGATGCTGGTCGACCTGGCCCGGGGCCGGGTGCCGATGCTGCCGCCGGGCGGCATGGCGGTGGTCTTCAACGAGGACCTGGCCCGCGGGCACCTGCTGGCCGCCGAGGCGCCGATCGGCTCGCGCTACCTGTTCAGCGACCGGTTCCTGGAGCTGCCGGCCATCGCCGAGCTGGTGAAGTCGGTGCGCCCCTCGGCCCGGGTGCCGATGACGATGGGCGCCCCGGTCGCCTGGGCGTACACGGCGATCGGCGAGCTGACCGCGAAGTTCACCGGCACCGCGCCGCAGATCTCCTTCGGCGAGCTGCACTTCCTCACCTCGGAGGTCAACCCGGACGCGCGGCTGGCCCGGCACGCGCTGGGCTGGGAGGTGACCGACCTGGCGACGGCGGTGGAGCTGACACTGCGGCACTACAAGGCGAGGTGACGGCCCGTCAGTCCGCTGTCGACTCTTCGAGCAGCTTGCCCGGGTTCATGATCCCCTGCGGGTCGAGCGCATCCTTCACCGTGCGCAGCAGGGCGAGTTCGACCGGCGAGCGGGTGGCGGCCAGCGCCTCCCGCTTGAGCACGCCGATGCCGTGCTCGGCGCTCACGCTGCCGTCGAACTCGCCGACCAGACGGTGGACGACTGCCGAACTCCCCTCCCCCGACAGCACGTTGAAGTGCACGTTGCCGTCGCCGACATGCCCGAAGGCGTTCACCACCGCCCCCGGGCAGGCTGCCGCCACCGCCCGCTCGGCGGTTTCGATGAACGCGCCGATCGCACCCAGCGGCACGCTCACATCGTGCTTGACCGCGCCACCCGCCCGCTTCTCGGCCTCCGGCAGCGCCTCGCGCAGCGCCCAGAGCGCACGGGCCTGGGCCGCATCCAGCGCCGGGACGGCATCCACGGCCAGGCCGTGCTCGATCGCCTCGGCCAGCAGTCCCTCCAGGGCGGCGGTCAGCGCGGCACCGTCCCGGGTGGCGATGGCCTCGACCAGCACGTACTGCGGGTGCGGGCGGTCGAACGGGTCCTTGGCAGAGGGCAGTTGGGCGAGCACCAGGCCGAGTCCGGTGCGGCTGAACAGCTCCAGCGCGCTCAGCCGCTCCTCCAGCAACTCGCGGGCGAGCGCGAGCAGTCCGGGCAGCACGTCGAGTCCGGGCAGCGCGAGCAGGGCCACCGCGCGGTGCCGGGGCCGGGGGAACAGCCGCAGGGTGGCGGCGGTGACCACGCCGAGCGTGCCCTCGGAGCCGATCAGCAGCTGCTTGAGGTCGTAGCCCGTGTTGTCCTTGCGCAGGGTGCGCAGCCCGTGCCAGATCCGGCCGTCCGGCAGCACCGCCTCCAGGCCCAGCACCAGCTCCCGGGTCATCCCGTAGCGCAGCACGTTGCTGCCGCCCGCGTTGGTGGCCACCACGCCGCCGATCCGGCAGCTGCCCTCGGAGGCGAGGCGCAGCGGGAAGAGCAGGCCGGCCTCGGCGGCAGCCCGCTGCACGTCGGCCACCACGCAGCCGGCCTCGGCGGTGAGTGCGAAGTCGGGCACGTCGACGCTGCGGATCCGGTTCAACTCGCGCACGCTCAGCACCACCTGGGTGCCCTCGCCGAGCGGGATCGCGCCGCCGACCAGACCGGTGCCGCCGGCGAACGGCACCACCGGCACGCGGTGGCGGGCGCAGACCGAGACGGCCGCGGCCACCTCGGCCGTACTGCGCGGACGCAGCACGGCGGCGGGGTGGGCGGGCAGCAGGCCGCGCTCGTCGCGCACGAAGCCGGCCGCCGCGTCGCCCGGCGCCAGCACCCGGTCGGCGCCCAGCGCGCGGCGCAGCTCGGCGAGCGCGGGGGCGAGCGCGGCGGGGACAGGGTCGGGGGTGGCGGGCGGCGTCACAGGGCAACGGTAGCCGGGCACTGCCCTCCCGCACGTGTTTCCGTTAGCGTGGCCGGGCTTGATCGATTTCTCGCCCGAGGAGAACGGGGTTCCGCATGTCCGACAACGTCCACGTGCTCGCACCCGCCGGGGTCGCCCCCGGCAACGGCTACAGCCAGGTGGCCTGGGGCACCGGCCGGCTGATCACCGTCGCCGGACAGATCGCCCTGGACGAGCACGGCGAGCTGGTCGGCGTCGGCGACCCGGCCGCCCAGGCCGAGCAGGTCTTCGAGAACATCCGCCGCTGTCTGGTCGCGGCCGGGGCCGGCTTCGACGACGTGCTCAAGCTGACCTTCTTCCTCACCGACCTCGCCCACCTGCCCGCGATCCGCGCGGCCAGGGACGCCGTGTTCGACGCCGAGCGGCTGCCGACCTGCAGCGCACTGGTGGTGGCGGCGCTGGTCCGGCCCGAGTTCCTGTTCGAGATCGAGGCACTGGCGGTCGTGCCCGCGACGGCCGGGCAGGGCTGAACACGCTCGGGGAGTGGCGCGGCGCGCCACTCCCCGGCGGCTCACGGGAGGAACTTCACCTCGGGGAAGGCGCGGGAGGGGCCGTCGAGCAGGTGCCCCCGGCGCTCCCGCAGGTACCGGTCGAAGAACGCCCGCGGGTACGCCTGCTGGATCCGCACCGCCCGGGCCGGATCGATGGTGCCGATCGCGTCCTGAACCTGCGCCTCGGTCATCCCGAGCACCTTCGCCAGCTGCGGGATCAGCGCCGCGTCGTCACCGTACGACGCGTGGATCGCGCCCTCGGCCTGGATGTTGAGCCGCCAGCCCCGCAGGTGCGACCAGAACTCGGCGGCGGCGGGATCCTGGGCGCGGGTGAACACCGCGGTCATCATCAGGAACGGCCGGTCCAGGTCGGTGGTGATGGTCGGCTGCATCGGGCCGTCCAGGCTCAGCCCGGCCCGGACGCGCTGGTCCGCCAGCATGGTGAGGGCGGTCGCCGTCCCGCCCTTCGACCAGCCGAAGACGCCGATGCGGTCCAGGTCGAGAGCGCCGGACAGGCCGGCGGGCAACGGACGGTCCTCGGCATCCGGATTGCGCCCGGCGGCGAGGTCCTCGATACGGTCCAGGACGAACCGCAGGTCCGTGGCGAAGTCCTTGGGACCGGGCATGTACGCCGGGTCCTGGACCGGGGTGACCACCCGGCCGTCGGGGAACTCGCTGAACGAGTCGTACGAGTGGTCCACCGTGACCACCACGTACCCGTGGCTGGCGAGTTCCTGGACGATGGTGGTGTGGTCGCTGCGGTGGCTGTGCGCGCCGTGCGAGAAGACGACGATCGGCAGCCGTCGGTCGCCGCGCCGCACCGGAGCGCCCTCGTGGCCGGCCGTGAGCGGCGCCAGGGCGGGGTCGATGTCGTAGCCACCGGAGACGAGGAACGCGCGCAGGGCGCCCGTGGTCATCCAGGGCGCCGACGGGTACCCCTCGACGTCCCGGGCGGGGTACCAGACGCTGGCCATCAGCTCGCGGAAGTGCCCCGGGCCGGCCACCTGGTCCGGCCGTGAGCTGTCGACGAGGTGCAGCGCCACCGTGCCCACCGGGTGCGGCCCGGTCGGCGTGGGGAGGGTGAACTGCGCCGGGCCGGGAGCCGCGGCGGCGGTCGCCTGAGCCGCCCACGCGGGTGCGGCGACGACGAGCGGAACGGCGGCGCCGACGGCGACTGCGGCGCGAAGTATGTGACGGCGCGTCATCGTGGTGGGTTCCTGCTGATGGTCCGTCTGGTGCCGGTTCGTATCCATGAGTCGAACGCTGTCACGCGTTGCATGCGAACACATCCGACCACGGGCTGACCCGCGGCCTGCGTAGTGGCCCACAGATGTACGCCCCGGGGTGACGACCCCCTGCCGACCCGGAAGGATGCGAGACTGTCGGATACGTAGAGTCACCACCAGAGACAAGGAGACACCTCGTGAGCGTCGAAGCGAAGGCCGGGTCGGCTGCAGTCGGACTGGATGTCGGATTCATCGGGCTGGGCGGGATGGGACGGGAGATGGCCGCCCACCTGGTCAAAGCCGGCCACCGGGTGCGGGTGTGGAACCGCTCCCCCGCGCCGGTGACGGCACTCGTCGCACTGGGCGCCGAGGCGGCGGCGACGCCGGCCGAGGCGATGGCGGCCGACGTGGTCGTCTCGATGCTCGCGGACGACGCGGTGGTGACGGAGCTGCTGCTCGATGAGCAGGTGCTGGCGGCGGCGGGCGCGAGCGTGCACGTCAACATGGCCACCGTCTCGCCGGAGCTGGCCCGGCGCGCCGCCGAGCTGCACCAGCGGCACGGGATCGGCTACGTCGCCGCGCCGGTGCTGGGCCGCACCGACGTGGCCGCCGCGGGAAACCTCAGCATCCTGGCGGCAGGCGAGAGTTCGCTGGTCGACCGGGTGGCACCACTGTTCGAGGCGATGGGGCGTCAGACCTACCGGCTCGGCGAGCGGCCGGAGTTGGCGAACATCGCGAAGATCAGCGTCAACTTCATGCTGATCTCGGCCATCGAGGCACTGTCGGAGGCGACGGCGCTGGCCGAGGCCAACGGCTTGGCGGCGGACCAGTTGGTGGAACTGCTCTCGGGCACGCTCTTCCCTGGCCCGGTGTACGCGGGCTACGGCTCGATGATCGCCGAACGGCGGTACGACCCGGCGGCGTTCCGGCTCGTGCTCGGCCTCAAGGACGTGGGCCTGGCGCTGAACGCGGGCGCCGCCGCCAAGGTGCCGATGCCGATCGCGAGCGTGCTGCGCGACGCCCTGATCGAGAGCATCGCGCACGGCGACGGCGAGCGGGATCTGGCCGCCCTCGGCGAGACGGCCAGGCGTCGGGGTGGCGCTGGGCAGGGCTGAGGGGGCGGGGCGGGGCCGAGGGGGCGGCGGTCGGGGCCGAGGGCACGGCGGTCGGGCCTGGGGTGGCGGCCCGAGGCCGAGGTCAGGCCAGGGCGCCGTTGGTGAGGAGGACGGCCGAGGCGGCGTCCGCGAGCCAGGAGGCCGCCTCGGTGATCCGCCGCACGTGGTAGTCCGCGCAGACCGTGGGCAGGTGCTCGACCCTGACCCAGTGGATCGCACGCAGGTCCGGGCCCGCCTCCGCACGGGGGCGGGCCATGGCGGCCTGTGCGGCGGTGAGTTCACGGGCGAAGACGAAGTTGTAGCCCTCGCACACGCCGGACTCGGGCTTGGCGCGCGCGTAGTCGACGGTCGCCAGGTCGGCCCCGCTGAACGGCAGTGCGAGCCCGAGTTGGGCCCTGACCAGGCGCTGCACGGTCGCCCGGGGCTCCTCGTCCGACCGGCTGTGGCCGCCGGGCAGATTGAGGCAGGGGCGGTGGGCCAACTCCAGGAGCAGCACGGAGCGGTCGTCGGGATGGAGCAGCACGGCCTGGCCGGCGATCCGGCGGCGGGGCGGGGTGGTGAAGTGGGTCCGGTCCCAGGACAACGGGGCCTCCTTGCGGGTGGTGCGGGTGGTGCGGGGTAACTGCGGGGAACTTCGTTCGGGCTAGGTGCACTTGGTGTGCTGGAGGCCGTGCCGACGGCGAAGCACGCGGGCGTCGACAGCGCCGCTCGGGTCACCGTTGGCCGTGTCGGCGCGCTCCTTGTGGACGAGGCGCGCGCACTCCTGGCAGCCGGGGACGGGAGCGGGGAGGGGCGGGGGTTGGGGTGAGATCGGGGGCGTGGGGAGCATGGACGGCGCGAGGTCGATCATGCCGTCGGCTCCGGGCCGGAGTTGGGCGTGACGGGAAGCGGCGGCACCTCCGGCAGCCGGACATCGGCGGCGCAGCGGGGCGCGTTGCGCTGGACGACGGGCGCCAGATCCGGTGCGTCGAGCACGGGTTCGAGCCGGTCGGGGTCGGTGTCCCATTCGCAGCCTCCCCCATTCGGGCGAAGGTAGGCGCGGCCACCCAAGGTGTCCATGTAGATGCCCTGTCTGCCGTGGTTGGCCAAATCGGCTACCAGTTGGCCGACTTGGGGACGGTAGACAGTGGTGGGGGATGCCGGGTACGCGGGCATGGCCACTCCTTTCCGTAGTCGATCCACTACCGAGAGCGCCCACTGTCCCGTACGCTCGGGAACTGTTCAACTTGCCCATGGGCTAAGTGGAGTCCGAGGAGTGCCCGTGAACCGGAAGAAGCTTGATCCCCAGTCATCCCCCCGAGCCGCCTTCGGACACCAGCTCCGCACCTCGCGGGAGGCGCGCGGCTGGTCGCAGACCCAACTGGGCGGGCGCATCGGGTACTCGGACACCTACATCTCCGCGCTGGAAACGGCCCGTAAATCCCCCACCCTGAAGTTCGCAAAGTCGGCGGACTCGGCTCTGGGGACGGGTCAGACCCTTGAGTTGATGGTGCGGGGGATCAAGAACTCCGCACTGCTGGAGGGCTTCCCGGAGCACGCGGCACAGGAGGCGCGGGCGGCGGAGATCAGGATCTTCGAGCCGATCATGATCCCTGGACTTCTCCAGACTCCGCAGTACGCCGCGGCGCTGGCCTCAGCGGCGGTTCAACGCGGCAGCATCAGCCAGGAGCAAGCAGATGAACGCGTACGCTTCCTCGCCGTGCGCCAACGGCTTCTGCGGCGCTCCGCCCCGCCCCTGATCCACGCGGTCATGGATGAGAGCTGCATCCGGCGCCCGGTCGGAAGCACCGAGATCATGCGCACCCAGCTCGATCATCTCGTCACGATGGCGGCCCGGCCGCACGTGATCATCCAGGTGGCACCGTTCAGCCTGGCCGAGTTCGTGCCGTTCGGAGCCGTCGTGACCCTCCTGACCTTTGCAGACCGGTCGGTGGTCGGCTACACCGAATCGAATGACCAAGGCTATGTGGTCCGGCAGGACGAGACCGTCCGGGCGTGGGAGAGGGACTACCATCAGCTCCAGGTGGAAGCATTGTCGAAAGCTGCATCTGTAGCGCTGATCCGCAAGGCCCGAAAGGAACTTCCCTCATGACCGACCCCGCAGACCTGTCGGGCGCTGCCTGGTTCAAGTCAAGCCACAGCAACAATGGGGGTACCTGCGTAGAGGTCGCCCCCAACTTCCCAGGGGTAGTCCCCGTCCGTGACTCAAAGAACCCCCACGAGCCCGCCCTCCTCTTCCCCGCCACCGCCTTCGCCGCCTTCATCACCGGCATCAAGGCCGGCCAGTTCACTTCTGTCTGACCATGCATCAGCCGGGCCGACCTGATCTCCTCAGGTCGGCCCGGAGCCGTTCCGAGGCACCCTTGTCCCGCTCACCAGGGCGCGGGAGAATCTGTGCCCATGACCGACCCGGACCTCTCCCAGGCCAACTGGTTCAAGTCAACCCACAGCGGCAACGGCGGCAGCTGCGTCGAGATCGCCGCCGACATCCCCGGGCTCGTCCCCCTCCGCGACTCCACCAACCCGGACGAGCCCACCCTCCTCTTCACCACCACCGCCTTCGCGGCCTTCATCACCGGCGTCAAGACCGGCCGGTTCGCGTTCCTCTGACCACCACCACCGCCTACCGGCTCAGCGCCCCCGTCAACCCGTCGGCGGTGGTCTCCACCCAGATCAGGCGGCGGAGGACCTGGTACCCGATGGCTTCGTTCACCGCGATCATGTGGACGTTGTCCTCGTTGTTGCTCGTCACGATGCGCCGCACCTGTGGTCGCTCCCGCAGGACCTGGCGCGTCATGGCCGCCTTCAGCGCCCGGCCGAGGCCGTGTCCACGGTGCGCCCGCACCACGGAGGTGTCGTTCACGTAGGACTTGTCCGGGCGGTAGGCGTAGGTGAGGAGCCCCGTGACACCGGCGATCTCACCGCTCGCCTCGTGGACCGCGACCACCACCCGCTCCTCGGCACCCTGGTCAGCCAGCTCCCGCTCCTCCCGACGGATCCGCTCGGCGTCCCACCGAACGATCTGGATACTCGACTCGCCCATCGGCGCGTCCTGCACCGCCTCCCTGGCGGCCGCGTACGCCTCGATCAGCTCCTCCGGGGCCGTGCCGACCCAGCCGGCCAGGCGGTACCCGGCCGGGACCGGCACGTCCCACCGCTCCGGCTCGGTCTCGTCGACCATCAGCATCATGATCGCCGTGCGATTGACCGCCCGGAACCCGAAGCGAGCGGCCCACAGGTCCCCGGGGGAGCCGGACTTCATCGCCTCGCCGGTCACCGTCGGCCGCCCGGTCTCCCGCACCGCCGGCAGGACGGCCCGCAGCACGGCGGTGCCGATCCCCCGGCGCCGGTACTCGGGATGCACCGTCACGGTCACCTGCGCGATCCCGCTGTTCTCGCCGTCCTGCAACGCGAGCCGGCCCAGACCGACCAACACCCCGTCCACGTAGGCGGCCCAGTACCGGCACCTCCCCTCGTGCGGCCAGGGTGTCCGCAGTCGGCCGACCGTGGCCTCGTAGCCGGCCGGTGGCTCCTCGGGGAAGTCGACCCGCCAGGCGGCCGCCGAGGCGAGGTGGTACTCGGAGAGTTCGCGCTCCGAAGCCGTCGCCGCGTCGAACGGCCGTATCTCCATGCTCATGGTTCCCCCACCGACGATCACTCAG from Kitasatospora sp. NBC_01250 includes these protein-coding regions:
- a CDS encoding helix-turn-helix domain-containing protein, producing the protein MNRKKLDPQSSPRAAFGHQLRTSREARGWSQTQLGGRIGYSDTYISALETARKSPTLKFAKSADSALGTGQTLELMVRGIKNSALLEGFPEHAAQEARAAEIRIFEPIMIPGLLQTPQYAAALASAAVQRGSISQEQADERVRFLAVRQRLLRRSAPPLIHAVMDESCIRRPVGSTEIMRTQLDHLVTMAARPHVIIQVAPFSLAEFVPFGAVVTLLTFADRSVVGYTESNDQGYVVRQDETVRAWERDYHQLQVEALSKAASVALIRKARKELPS
- a CDS encoding RidA family protein, which produces MSDNVHVLAPAGVAPGNGYSQVAWGTGRLITVAGQIALDEHGELVGVGDPAAQAEQVFENIRRCLVAAGAGFDDVLKLTFFLTDLAHLPAIRAARDAVFDAERLPTCSALVVAALVRPEFLFEIEALAVVPATAGQG
- a CDS encoding NAD-dependent epimerase/dehydratase family protein, with the translated sequence MRKVLITGATGTVGRPLARLLVERGDQVRALVRDPARAAPLLPEGVTAVAGDLTDAASLRAAVAGCDTVFHTAGLAEQWLRDKGGFHRVNVTGTEQLVAAALAEGVECFVHTSTMDVFERPRDRAVAFDETVLAAEPLGTAYERSKQEADRLVTAAVTERGLPARITHPAAVFGPGPARPAALNRMLVDLARGRVPMLPPGGMAVVFNEDLARGHLLAAEAPIGSRYLFSDRFLELPAIAELVKSVRPSARVPMTMGAPVAWAYTAIGELTAKFTGTAPQISFGELHFLTSEVNPDARLARHALGWEVTDLATAVELTLRHYKAR
- a CDS encoding NAD(P)-dependent oxidoreductase, whose product is MSVEAKAGSAAVGLDVGFIGLGGMGREMAAHLVKAGHRVRVWNRSPAPVTALVALGAEAAATPAEAMAADVVVSMLADDAVVTELLLDEQVLAAAGASVHVNMATVSPELARRAAELHQRHGIGYVAAPVLGRTDVAAAGNLSILAAGESSLVDRVAPLFEAMGRQTYRLGERPELANIAKISVNFMLISAIEALSEATALAEANGLAADQLVELLSGTLFPGPVYAGYGSMIAERRYDPAAFRLVLGLKDVGLALNAGAAAKVPMPIASVLRDALIESIAHGDGERDLAALGETARRRGGAGQG
- a CDS encoding alpha/beta hydrolase family protein, with the translated sequence MTRRHILRAAVAVGAAVPLVVAAPAWAAQATAAAAPGPAQFTLPTPTGPHPVGTVALHLVDSSRPDQVAGPGHFRELMASVWYPARDVEGYPSAPWMTTGALRAFLVSGGYDIDPALAPLTAGHEGAPVRRGDRRLPIVVFSHGAHSHRSDHTTIVQELASHGYVVVTVDHSYDSFSEFPDGRVVTPVQDPAYMPGPKDFATDLRFVLDRIEDLAAGRNPDAEDRPLPAGLSGALDLDRIGVFGWSKGGTATALTMLADQRVRAGLSLDGPMQPTITTDLDRPFLMMTAVFTRAQDPAAAEFWSHLRGWRLNIQAEGAIHASYGDDAALIPQLAKVLGMTEAQVQDAIGTIDPARAVRIQQAYPRAFFDRYLRERRGHLLDGPSRAFPEVKFLP
- a CDS encoding DUF397 domain-containing protein — protein: MTDPADLSGAAWFKSSHSNNGGTCVEVAPNFPGVVPVRDSKNPHEPALLFPATAFAAFITGIKAGQFTSV
- a CDS encoding glycosyl hydrolase family 18 protein, translated to MRLHRSVQAVLTAGATLAASAGLMAGVGTAATAAPAATPLPAHVFAPYFEAYSSDNPATLASQSGNKYLSMAFVQAATKGSCTAYWNGATSTPIAASTYGSQISSIQAAGGDVIPSFGGYAADDGGTEIADSCTDVNQIAAQYESVITTYNVNRIDLDTEDNSLTNTAGIDRRNKAVKLVEDWAAANGRNVQFSYTLPTTTSGLADSGLAVLRNAVSNGARIDVVNIMTFDYYDGASHEMGTDAENAASGLYSQLASLYPSKTPAQLWSSIGITMMPGIDDFGAGETTTVADMANVQSWATAKGVNTLSFWALERDNGGCVGTAGSDTCSGIAQNTWDFSHAGEPFTSGGGVVTNDFSLAASPASGSVQPGSSTSATVSTAVTSGSAQSVALTVSGAPAGVTATLSPASVTAGGSSTLNISTTAATAPGSYPLTITGTAASGSHTAGYTLTVAGTGTNDFSVGVSPATGSVTAGGTASAAVSTAVTSGSAQSVALTVSGAPAGVTATLSPASVTAGGSSTLNISTTAATAPGSYPLTITGTAASGSHTAGYTLTVTGATTSGLANGGFESGSPSPWTCQSGSAVVSTPVHSGSHALQVTPSASQTGECDQSVTLLPNHAYTLTGWVQGSYAYIGVSGGATGSTWTNSSGWTQLSVPFTTDATGKVTVYVHGWYGQANVYADDFAVS
- a CDS encoding DUF397 domain-containing protein — protein: MTDPDLSQANWFKSTHSGNGGSCVEIAADIPGLVPLRDSTNPDEPTLLFTTTAFAAFITGVKTGRFAFL
- a CDS encoding FAD-binding oxidoreductase — encoded protein: MTPPATPDPVPAALAPALAELRRALGADRVLAPGDAAAGFVRDERGLLPAHPAAVLRPRSTAEVAAAVSVCARHRVPVVPFAGGTGLVGGAIPLGEGTQVVLSVRELNRIRSVDVPDFALTAEAGCVVADVQRAAAEAGLLFPLRLASEGSCRIGGVVATNAGGSNVLRYGMTRELVLGLEAVLPDGRIWHGLRTLRKDNTGYDLKQLLIGSEGTLGVVTAATLRLFPRPRHRAVALLALPGLDVLPGLLALARELLEERLSALELFSRTGLGLVLAQLPSAKDPFDRPHPQYVLVEAIATRDGAALTAALEGLLAEAIEHGLAVDAVPALDAAQARALWALREALPEAEKRAGGAVKHDVSVPLGAIGAFIETAERAVAAACPGAVVNAFGHVGDGNVHFNVLSGEGSSAVVHRLVGEFDGSVSAEHGIGVLKREALAATRSPVELALLRTVKDALDPQGIMNPGKLLEESTAD
- a CDS encoding NUDIX hydrolase → MSWDRTHFTTPPRRRIAGQAVLLHPDDRSVLLLELAHRPCLNLPGGHSRSDEEPRATVQRLVRAQLGLALPFSGADLATVDYARAKPESGVCEGYNFVFARELTAAQAAMARPRAEAGPDLRAIHWVRVEHLPTVCADYHVRRITEAASWLADAASAVLLTNGALA
- a CDS encoding GNAT family N-acetyltransferase encodes the protein MSMEIRPFDAATASERELSEYHLASAAAWRVDFPEEPPAGYEATVGRLRTPWPHEGRCRYWAAYVDGVLVGLGRLALQDGENSGIAQVTVTVHPEYRRRGIGTAVLRAVLPAVRETGRPTVTGEAMKSGSPGDLWAARFGFRAVNRTAIMMLMVDETEPERWDVPVPAGYRLAGWVGTAPEELIEAYAAAREAVQDAPMGESSIQIVRWDAERIRREERELADQGAEERVVVAVHEASGEIAGVTGLLTYAYRPDKSYVNDTSVVRAHRGHGLGRALKAAMTRQVLRERPQVRRIVTSNNEDNVHMIAVNEAIGYQVLRRLIWVETTADGLTGALSR